From one Halosimplex rubrum genomic stretch:
- the ftsY gene encoding signal recognition particle-docking protein FtsY — translation MFDGLKEKLGRFSDDVEEDVDDEAVDEEAVDGDAEGAEPDEAEASDASAVTEAETTGESDAEDGVDTPAADAEAEDATDAGDEPDTAESAGAEVEDAETEAEADDGRSLGERAKLFATGKTVIDEDDLQDHLDDLELALLQSDVEMGVAQEILDGVEENLVGDTRRRLSSTGNLVRDALREALYDVISVGQFDFDERVAEGDAPVVIIFTGVNGVGKTTTIAKLSRYFEQRGLSAVLANGDTYRAGANEQLQQHAEALDKRVISHEQGSDPAAVIYDAVEYAKANDVDVVLGDTAGRLHTSDGLMDQLSKIDRVIDPDMTLFVDEAVAGQDAVNRAREFDDAAEIDGAVLTKADADPQGGAAISIAHVTGKPILFLGTGQDYGDLEPFDPEDIVDRLLGEE, via the coding sequence ATGTTCGACGGACTGAAAGAGAAGCTCGGCCGCTTCAGCGACGACGTCGAGGAGGACGTCGACGACGAGGCGGTCGACGAGGAAGCGGTCGACGGAGACGCCGAGGGGGCCGAGCCCGACGAGGCCGAGGCCAGCGACGCGTCCGCGGTGACCGAAGCGGAGACGACCGGCGAGTCCGACGCCGAAGACGGGGTCGACACGCCGGCGGCCGACGCCGAAGCGGAAGACGCGACCGACGCCGGCGACGAGCCCGACACGGCGGAGTCGGCGGGCGCCGAGGTCGAGGACGCCGAGACCGAGGCGGAAGCCGACGACGGTCGGAGCCTCGGCGAGCGGGCGAAGCTGTTCGCGACCGGCAAGACGGTCATCGACGAGGACGACCTGCAGGACCACCTCGACGACCTCGAACTCGCCTTGCTCCAGAGCGACGTGGAGATGGGCGTCGCCCAGGAGATCCTCGACGGCGTCGAGGAGAACCTCGTCGGCGACACGCGCCGACGGCTGTCTTCGACCGGCAACCTCGTCCGCGACGCGCTCCGCGAGGCGCTGTACGACGTGATCAGCGTCGGCCAGTTCGACTTCGACGAGCGGGTGGCCGAGGGCGACGCGCCGGTCGTCATCATCTTCACCGGCGTCAACGGCGTCGGGAAGACGACGACCATCGCCAAGCTCTCGCGGTACTTCGAACAGCGGGGCCTATCGGCGGTACTGGCCAACGGCGACACCTACCGCGCCGGCGCCAACGAGCAGCTCCAGCAACACGCCGAGGCGCTGGACAAGCGCGTCATCTCCCACGAACAGGGCTCGGACCCCGCCGCGGTCATCTACGACGCCGTCGAGTACGCGAAGGCCAACGACGTGGACGTGGTGCTGGGCGACACGGCCGGTCGCCTGCACACCTCCGACGGCCTGATGGACCAGCTCTCGAAGATCGACCGGGTCATCGACCCGGACATGACGCTGTTCGTCGACGAGGCCGTCGCGGGCCAGGACGCCGTCAACCGCGCCCGCGAGTTCGACGACGCCGCGGAGATCGACGGCGCGGTGCTGACGAAGGCCGACGCCGACCCGCAGGGCGGCGCGGCCATCTCCATCGCCCACGTCACGGGCAAGCCGATCCTCTTTCTCGGCACCGGGCAGGACTACGGCGACCTCGAACCGTTCGATCCCGAGGACATCGTCGACCGACTCCTCGGCGAGGAGTAA
- the pfdA gene encoding prefoldin subunit alpha has protein sequence MSLGGGGGGGGQQQLQQIAQEIEQIEEQIEAMEDEITGLQDEKQEMNEAMEAIGAIESGDTVQVPLGGDAFLRAEIQNIDEVIVEFGAGYAAEQEQDDAVDILENKQDTLDERIEEIRSDIAELETESEELEQQAQQMQQQQMQQMQQMQQQDDE, from the coding sequence ATGAGCCTCGGTGGTGGCGGTGGCGGCGGCGGTCAGCAGCAACTCCAGCAGATCGCCCAGGAGATCGAGCAGATCGAGGAGCAGATCGAGGCCATGGAGGACGAGATCACCGGGCTCCAGGACGAGAAACAGGAGATGAACGAGGCCATGGAGGCCATCGGGGCCATCGAGTCCGGCGACACCGTGCAGGTGCCGCTGGGCGGCGACGCGTTCCTCCGCGCGGAGATCCAGAACATCGACGAGGTCATCGTCGAGTTCGGCGCCGGCTACGCCGCCGAGCAGGAGCAGGACGACGCCGTCGACATCCTCGAGAACAAGCAGGACACGCTCGACGAGCGCATCGAGGAGATCCGCTCGGACATCGCCGAGCTGGAGACCGAGAGCGAGGAGCTCGAACAGCAGGCCCAGCAGATGCAGCAACAGCAGATGCAGCAGATGCAGCAGATGCAGCAGCAGGACGACGAGTAA
- the rpl18a gene encoding 50S ribosomal protein L18Ae yields the protein MSEFTVTGQWSARDGWQPFEKEIEAVNENVAREHVLAEFGSKHGLNRTQVEIEGVDA from the coding sequence ATGAGTGAGTTCACAGTCACCGGGCAGTGGAGTGCCCGCGACGGCTGGCAGCCCTTCGAGAAGGAGATCGAAGCGGTAAACGAGAACGTCGCGCGCGAGCACGTCCTCGCCGAGTTCGGCTCGAAGCACGGACTCAATCGCACGCAGGTCGAGATCGAGGGGGTCGACGCATGA
- a CDS encoding DUF7344 domain-containing protein, with the protein MMGASKMFGLLASDRRRRVLLLLCEEEPVSVPDAVQMRGDAARPSANGGRDHDRSRRQTVRLYHADLPKLAAANLIEWNRDAETVSRGPRFGEIEPMLDVLGDNAARVPQEVV; encoded by the coding sequence ATGATGGGGGCTTCGAAGATGTTCGGGTTGCTGGCCAGCGACCGGCGACGACGGGTGTTACTGTTGCTGTGCGAGGAGGAACCGGTGAGCGTGCCCGACGCCGTCCAGATGCGGGGGGACGCGGCGCGACCATCGGCCAACGGGGGCCGCGACCACGACCGATCGCGACGGCAGACGGTTCGGCTGTACCACGCCGACCTGCCGAAACTGGCGGCCGCGAACCTGATCGAGTGGAATCGTGACGCCGAAACCGTCAGTCGCGGGCCACGGTTCGGGGAGATCGAACCGATGCTAGACGTGCTCGGCGACAACGCCGCGCGGGTCCCGCAGGAGGTCGTCTGA
- a CDS encoding translation initiation factor IF-6, with protein MLRAAFSGSAYVGVFARATDDCLLVRPDVDEDLREELADELAVPAVPTTVGGSGTVGALATGNGNGLLVSSRVRDREREAIAEATGLRVSELPGRINAAGNVVLANDSGAYVHPDLSETAVDAVADALDVPVEQGVLAGSRTVGTAAVATNDGVLCHPDATDAELDFLEDLLDVPADIGTVNYGAPLVGSGLVANDHGYVVGQDTTGPELGRIESALGYID; from the coding sequence TTGCTCCGCGCGGCCTTCTCCGGTTCGGCGTACGTCGGTGTCTTCGCACGCGCGACCGACGACTGTCTGCTCGTCCGCCCCGACGTGGACGAAGACCTCCGAGAGGAGCTCGCCGACGAGCTCGCGGTCCCGGCGGTCCCGACGACCGTCGGCGGCTCGGGCACCGTCGGTGCGCTGGCGACCGGCAACGGCAACGGGCTGCTCGTCAGCAGCCGCGTCCGCGACCGCGAGCGCGAGGCGATCGCCGAGGCGACCGGTCTCCGGGTCTCCGAACTCCCCGGCCGGATCAACGCCGCCGGCAACGTCGTCCTCGCCAACGACAGCGGCGCCTACGTCCACCCCGACCTCTCCGAGACGGCCGTCGACGCCGTCGCGGACGCCCTCGACGTCCCGGTCGAGCAGGGCGTCCTCGCCGGGTCGCGAACCGTCGGCACCGCCGCCGTCGCGACGAACGACGGCGTGCTCTGTCACCCCGACGCGACCGACGCGGAACTGGACTTCCTGGAGGACCTGCTGGACGTGCCCGCCGACATCGGCACCGTCAACTACGGCGCCCCGCTGGTCGGCTCGGGCCTGGTGGCCAACGACCACGGCTACGTCGTCGGCCAGGACACCACCGGTCCGGAACTGGGCCGCATCGAGTCGGCGCTGGGCTACATCGACTGA
- a CDS encoding 50S ribosomal protein L31e, translating to MSAGDFEERVVTVPLRDVKAAPNEEQADKAMSIVREHLAKHFAIDGDAIRLDPSINEAVWANGRSNPPRKLRVRAARFEEEGEHVVEAETAE from the coding sequence ATGAGCGCCGGTGACTTCGAGGAGCGGGTCGTGACCGTCCCGCTCCGCGACGTGAAGGCCGCGCCCAACGAGGAGCAGGCCGACAAGGCCATGTCCATCGTCCGCGAGCACCTCGCCAAGCACTTCGCCATCGACGGCGACGCCATCCGCCTCGACCCCTCGATCAACGAGGCGGTCTGGGCCAACGGCCGCTCGAACCCGCCGCGAAAGCTCCGCGTCCGTGCGGCCCGCTTCGAGGAAGAGGGCGAGCACGTCGTCGAAGCCGAGACCGCAGAGTAG
- a CDS encoding 50S ribosomal protein L39e has product MGKKSKSKKKRLGKLERQNTRVPPWVMLKTDRNVERNPKRRHWRRSDTDE; this is encoded by the coding sequence ATGGGTAAGAAGTCGAAATCCAAGAAGAAGCGCCTGGGGAAACTCGAGCGCCAGAACACGCGGGTCCCGCCGTGGGTCATGCTCAAGACGGACCGCAACGTCGAACGCAACCCGAAGCGGCGCCACTGGCGCCGTAGCGACACGGACGAATGA
- a CDS encoding ZIP family metal transporter: protein MVEFWNLGLVFFAGLLTALATGLGALPFFLVDEISDRWNVVLWGLASGIMVAASLFGLIREGVAVVEGGVVDAAVAIGPGVVAGVALVVVGHEVLADAEFDAREYEEADFRKLVLILGILTVHSFPEGVAVGVSFAELGIDDPSLATVTLGSLTLPVLAVFMTVAISIHNVPEGVAISIPLRSMGVSEWRMVWWAVFSSLPQPLGAVVAYYFVTLAERFLPFGFGFAAGAMVYLVATEFVPEALERGSDLPGGGRRELVGGITAGVLVMVPLAFA from the coding sequence ATGGTCGAGTTCTGGAACCTCGGGCTGGTGTTTTTCGCGGGATTGCTGACGGCGCTGGCGACCGGGCTGGGCGCGCTCCCCTTCTTCCTGGTCGACGAAATCTCCGACCGGTGGAACGTGGTGCTGTGGGGGCTCGCCTCGGGCATCATGGTCGCGGCGTCGCTGTTCGGCCTGATCCGCGAGGGGGTCGCGGTCGTCGAGGGCGGGGTCGTCGACGCCGCAGTCGCCATCGGCCCGGGCGTGGTCGCGGGCGTGGCGCTGGTCGTCGTCGGCCACGAGGTGCTGGCGGACGCGGAGTTCGACGCCCGAGAGTACGAGGAGGCGGACTTCCGGAAGCTCGTGCTCATCCTCGGGATCCTGACCGTCCACAGCTTCCCGGAGGGCGTCGCGGTCGGCGTCTCCTTCGCCGAGCTGGGGATCGACGACCCGAGCCTGGCGACGGTGACGCTCGGGAGCCTGACGCTACCGGTCCTGGCGGTGTTCATGACCGTCGCCATCTCGATCCACAACGTCCCCGAGGGCGTGGCCATCTCGATCCCGCTGCGGTCGATGGGCGTCAGCGAGTGGCGGATGGTCTGGTGGGCGGTGTTCTCCAGCCTGCCCCAGCCGTTGGGCGCCGTGGTCGCCTACTACTTCGTGACGCTGGCCGAGCGCTTCCTTCCCTTCGGCTTCGGGTTCGCCGCGGGCGCGATGGTGTACCTCGTCGCGACGGAGTTCGTCCCCGAGGCCCTGGAGCGCGGCTCGGACCTGCCCGGCGGGGGCCGCCGGGAACTGGTCGGCGGGATCACCGCCGGCGTGCTCGTGATGGTCCCGCTCGCGTTCGCGTGA
- a CDS encoding CehA/McbA family metallohydrolase domain-containing protein: protein MSTTEARTTDVKADADAGEAGETGARPHKVVDPMGATGRMTVETPEGDERTVVGCLDGLVAGRLDGKAPGSTVRMELSPAADGGGYVAARVRPGGLPAL, encoded by the coding sequence ATGTCAACGACCGAGGCGCGCACGACCGACGTGAAGGCGGACGCGGATGCGGGGGAAGCGGGGGAGACGGGGGCACGGCCCCACAAGGTCGTCGACCCGATGGGTGCGACCGGCCGGATGACCGTCGAGACGCCGGAGGGGGACGAACGGACGGTCGTCGGCTGTCTGGACGGGCTCGTCGCGGGGCGACTCGACGGAAAGGCGCCCGGTTCGACCGTCCGGATGGAGCTCTCGCCCGCCGCCGACGGCGGGGGGTACGTCGCCGCGCGCGTCCGCCCCGGCGGCCTCCCCGCGCTCTGA